A window of Cryptomeria japonica chromosome 3, Sugi_1.0, whole genome shotgun sequence contains these coding sequences:
- the LOC131874344 gene encoding uncharacterized protein LOC131874344 produces MRVDPRDVDCCNRLHLPPPQRQLMRNRCRHPTPKVNREGRWSPPPLGVLKINSDGSSRGNPGHAGIGGVGRDSSGDVQFIFSEYKGLHTNNLMEAQAILVAMERANQLGWRRIICESDSQVVVNLLKRQYMDNVSWQLALIVEQILTLCASLEHVTFNHIPREWNGVADCLAKWASDHMHDWNLVDRGHLPPDLSHQLDHLVDLDRAI; encoded by the coding sequence ATGCGGGTGGACCCTCGGGATGTTGATTGTTGTAATCGCCTTCATCTTCCTCCTCCGCAACGACAACTCATGCGTAACAGGTGTAGGCATCCTACCCcaaaggtgaatagggagggaagatGGTCCCCTCCTCCCTTGGGAGTCCTAAAAATCAACTCGGATGGCTCTTCTCGTGGTAATCCTGGTCATGCTGGCATTGGAGGTGTGGGCCGTGATAGCTCAGGGGATGTTCAGTTTATTTTCTCTGAGTATAAGGGTCTTCATACGAATAATCTTATGGAGGCTCAGGCTATTTTAGTGGCTATGGAGCGGGCCAATCAGTTGGGTTGGCGAAGGATCATATGTGAGTCTGACTCCCAGGTTGTGGTGAACTTACTGAAAAGGCAGTATATGGATAATGTGAGCTGGCAGCTGGCCTTGATTGTTGAACAAATTCTCACTCTCTGTGCATCTCTGGAGCATGTTACTTTCAACCATATTCCCCGTGAATGGAATGGTGTGGCTGATTGCTTGGCTAAATGGGCTTCCGATCATATGCATGATTGGAATTTGGTGGATCGGGGCCATCTGCCCCCAGATTTGTCTCATCAATTGGATCACTTGGTTGATCTTGATAGGGCCATTTAA